TACCAACCTCTCATGTACGTTGATGGGAGCAGAGGATATCGTTGCCTGCATTGAGAAAAAACTCGGCATTGGGTTAGGGGAAACGACCGCAGATAAAAAATTCACCCTCAGTGAAGTCGAATGCTTGGGCTCCTGTGGCACTGCTCCAGTCGCGCAGATTAACGACGACTATTATGAGAATTTGACCCAAGATGGGGTCGTGAAGCTACTCGATCAATTCGCAGGACAGAAGTGAACGTAGCTGAATAGTGAAGATTGCACTTTATGGATCCGACCACTCTTCTTATTGATGCCGTCCTGGTTATTTTCATGTTCGCTCTGGTCATGCAGATTGCGCCGCTGCTGTTATGGATCGAGCGTAAAGGGAGTGCGGTTCTGCAAGATCGTGTCGGTGCGAACCGAGTCAGCATCTCGGACATTCCGCTCTTCAAGGGAAAACTAAAAAAGCTTCCTTTCAATGTTGGTATTGTCAACACGCTCATCGCTGACCCGATTAAGTTGTTTACCAAAGAAGATTTTATTCCTCCTGGGGCAGATAAACTGCTCCATACTCTCGCACCGATCGTTGCCCTTGTGCCGGCGCTGGTGACGATGATGGTCATCCCCTTTGGCGATATTCTCATCATCGGCGGACGAGAGATTGAGCTACAGGCCGCGCGCCTCAATGTTGGCATCCTGTACGTTCTGGCGATGGTCTCACTCGGTGTGTATGGTGTCGTGCTGGCAGGGTGGGCATCAAACAATCGTTGGGCGTTACTTGGTGGAATTCGTGCTTCGGCACAAATGATTTCATATGAAATCGCTATGGGGCTCGCACTCATTGGCGTTGTGTTAACTTATGGCACGCTCGACCTGCAGGAAATTAACCGTGCACAAGGCGGGTTGATTCTAGGTGGATTGCCAAACTGGGGTATTTTCTATCAACCCCTCGCGTTCCTTATTTTCCTCACCGCTGGTATTGCCGAAAGTAAACGGGCGCCGTTCGATCTTCCGGAGGCAGAGCCAGAGTTGATTTCCGGTTACTTCACTGAGTACTCGGGCGCAAAGCAATCGATCTTCATGCTCGTCGACTTCCTCGAATCGCTCATTGTTGCAGCGCTGATTACCACATTGTTTTTTGGTGGCTGGCAAGTGCCGTTACTTGAACGGGATGGGCTCCACTTCCCGTGGGGTGGGTTCATGCCGCTGCCGCATATCGTGGTTGTCATCATTCAAGTCCACGCCTTCATTATCAAAGTGCTTTTCTTCTGCTGGTTGCAGATTATGATTCGCTGGACCCTGCCGCGCTTCCGCTACGACCAGCTCATGACGCTGGGGTGGAAGATTTTGCTGCCACTCGCCTTGGTGAATGTGATGCTCACCGCGCTGGTGCTGCTCATCGCTCAGAACCTGAAAATATAAATTCACTATGGATCTTTTTACTTTCATTATTCTGGCAATTCTCCTCGTGGGTTCAGCGATGGCTGTCGTTCTCCATCCCAGCCCCGTCTATAGTGCGCTCTCGCTCGTCGTCATGATGAGTCTACTCGCGGTGTACTTCCTCTTCCTGAATGCGCATGTGGTTGGAGCGTTACAGATCATCGTCTACGCCGGTGCGGTCATGGTCTTGTTCTTGTTCGTTATTATGTTGTTGAACCTGCAGACCGAATCACGTGAGAACCAACAGTCGGAGATGAAGACGTCTGCCACCATTCTGTGTCTGGTAATGGTTGCTGAACTTGCTTTCTTTTTAGGAAAAGGCGGTGGGAAACTGGAATTGCAAACCAGTCAGCAGGAGTTGCCCGCCGGGTTCGGCACAATGCAGGCGCTGAGCGAGCGGCTGTTTACTGACTTTGTATTGCCCTTCGAGATTACGTCGGTCCTCTTATTAGTGGCTGCAGTTGGTGCAGTCGTGTTAGCGCGACGACAAGCATAAAGGGGGCCGGGAGTCGGGGGTTGGGGAACAGAAAAAGCTCACAGAGAAATGCCAACCCCTGACTCCTGACTCCTGTCTGGTGAAGGCGAAATTATGGTTCCTACTCATTACCATCTTATTCTCAGTGCACTCTTGTTCACGATTGGCGCGATGGGAGTTCTGCTGCGGCGGAATACCATCATTATTTTTATGTCGGTTGAGTTAATGCTCAATGCGGTGAATCTGTCGTTCGTAGCACTGGCACAGCATTGGGGCTCAATGGATGGACAGTTGATCGTCTTTTTCGTCATGGCCGTAGCTGCAGCTGAGGCTGCGGTTGGTCTCGCTATCATCTTAATGGTCTTTCGCACCAAAGAGACAGTCAACGCCGACGAACTCAATTTCATGCGCGGGTAGCAACGAAATCATCATGGAACATGCACACACAGCAGCCCAAGCGATAGAAGCCGTTTCCTACCTCCGCTGGATCGTCTTCTTTCCTCTGATCGGTGTTCTCTTCAATATTTTCCTCGCGCCGAAGTTCGGCAGACGAGCGGTGAACCTGGTTGCTCCTGGCGTTATCCTCGCAGCCTTCGCGTTTGCCTGGACTGCATTTGAGCATCTCAATGGATTACCCCCCGGAAGTGCGCTGGTCGATCACCTGTATCCGTGGATAACGGCTGGTAACCTTCAGGTCGATTTTTCCCTGCGCGTTGATGCCCTAACCGCAGTGATGATCCTCATTATCACTGGAGTAGGGGCACTCATCCACATCTATTCGACTGGTTACATGGCGCATGACGAAGATGTCGCGCGTTATTTTACCTACCTTAACCTGTTCACTGCCTCGATGCTGTTGCTGGTGCTCGGAGAAAACTTACTCCTGCTCTTCGTCGGCTGGGAAGGTGTGGGATTATGCTCGTACCTGCTCATTGGTTTTTGGTACACCGACGATGAAAAAGCCAGCGCCGGCAAGAAAGCGTTTATCGTCAACCGGATTGGTGATGCGGGATTTCTGCTCGGCATGTTCCTGCTCTTTTGGACGTTGGTTGCGAACGGTGTCTGGACACTCTCATTTAGTGAAATTCAACGTGCGATTGCTGAACATCCTGAGTTTATCTCTGGTGGAGTTGCGACGGCGATCTGTCTCTTGCTTTTTATCGGAGCGACGGGGAAGTCAGCGCAGATTCCCCTGTATGTGTGGCTGCCAGACGCGATGGCCGGTCCGACCCCTGTCAGCGCACTGATCCATGCGGCGACCATGGTGACTGCCGGTGTCTATATGATCGCGCGCTTACATTTCCTCTTTGAATTGTCTCCTACGGCGCTGGCGGTTGTGGCCTACGTTGCTGCTTTTACCGCGATTCTCGCCGCGTCTATTGCTCTAGTGCAAACCGACATTAAGAAAGTCCTGGCATATTCAACCGTGAGCCAGCTTGGTTACATGTTCTTAGGGGTAGGAGTCGGAGCCTACGGAGCTGGGGTTTTCCATCTCATGACACATGCCTTTTTCAAAGCCTTGCTTTTCCTCGGGGCTGGCAGCGTGATTCACGGCATGAGTGACGAACAAGACATTCGCAAAATGGGCGGGTTATTGCGAAAAATGCCATTTACTGGCTGGACATTTCTCATCGGTTGCATTGCCATTGCTGGCGTACCGTACTTCTCTGGCTACTACAGTAAAGATTTGATCTTGGAAGAAGCCTACGCTGGGCCGCACGCACAGCCACTTCTCTATTGGGTAGGGACTATTGGTGCTGGCATGACGGCCTTTTATATGTTTCGCCTCTTTTTTGTCACCTTCTGGGGCAGTGAAGTGCGGGCAAGTCACGATGTCGTCCATCACGTGCATGAGTCACCGTGGTCGATGGTGATTCCGTTGGTCATTCTCGCGGTATTGTCAGTTCTCGGTGGCAACCTCCCGCTCCTTAATTGGTTATCTCCGATGTTTCATGCCGGTCATGTCGAAGTGCCAGATTTCATTCGCTGGTTACCGACCGTGGCCGGAGCCGTTGGTGTCGTGTTGGCGTTCGTTACGTACGGCATGAATACGAAAGCGGTCGAGAAGATGAACGAAGAGCCAGTCGGGATGCGCAACCTGTTATGGAACAAATGGTTTGTCGATGAAGCATACGATGCGGCCTTCGTAAAACCAACGACCTCTCTCGCCAATGGTTTCTGGAAAGGTGTGGATACCCAGGTGATCGATGGAACCGTGAACGGTACGGCCCGAGTGATGGAACTCTGGGGATCGGCCATTCGCACGATACAAACCGGCAACGTACAAAATTATGCCATGTCGTTTCTGGTTGGCGTGACCGTAATCCTCTTCTTGGGGGTGTACTTATGGTAAGTCTGGTTCTCTTCACCCCTCTGGTTGCAGCACTATTTGTGCTGCTGTTACGCAAAGAGCACGAGGATGGGGCACGGTGGGTCGCGCTGAGTGCGTCGTTGTTGACCTTCGTCTTATCGCTCGGGTTGCTATGGAATTTTGACGGTAATCTCGCTGAATTTCAGATGGTCGAGCAGGTACCGTGGATTCCAGACTTCGGTATCGAATACCACGTTGGCATTGATGGGATTAGCCTCTTCCTGGTTCTTCTGACCACCTTCCTGGTTCCGTTGGTGATTCTTTCCTCGTGGAATGATGTGCATAAGCGGGTCAAAGAGTATCAGTTTCTCTTTTTGGTGCTTGAGACCGGCATGATCGGCGCGTTTGTCGCCATTGATCTGTTCCTCTTTTACGTCTTTTGGGAAGTCATGCTTATCCCGATGTATTTCCTGGTTGGCGTGTGGGGAGGGCAGCGACGCATTTACGCAGCCATTAAGTTTCTACTCTATACAATGGTTGGCAGCTTGTTGATGCTGGTGGCTATTTTGTATCTGGCCTATCAGCACAACGAACAAGCTGGTGCGCTCTCATTCAATCTTCTGCAGTTGCACGACTTAAACCTGAGTAATTCCGCGCAACGGTGGTTATTCTGGGCGTTTGTGTTCTCTTTTGCGATCAAGGTCCCACTCTTTCCATTTCACACCTGGTTACCAGATGCCCACGTCGAAGCACCAACCGGTGGATCGGTCATTCTTGCTGGGGTGCTACTGAAGATGGGAACGTATGGCCTCATTCGTTTCGCCATTCCGCTGTTCCCCTTTGCAGCCTACGAATATGCCTATG
This DNA window, taken from Deltaproteobacteria bacterium, encodes the following:
- a CDS encoding NADH-quinone oxidoreductase subunit J, which codes for MDLFTFIILAILLVGSAMAVVLHPSPVYSALSLVVMMSLLAVYFLFLNAHVVGALQIIVYAGAVMVLFLFVIMLLNLQTESRENQQSEMKTSATILCLVMVAELAFFLGKGGGKLELQTSQQELPAGFGTMQALSERLFTDFVLPFEITSVLLLVAAVGAVVLARRQA
- the nuoL gene encoding NADH-quinone oxidoreductase subunit L, translating into MEHAHTAAQAIEAVSYLRWIVFFPLIGVLFNIFLAPKFGRRAVNLVAPGVILAAFAFAWTAFEHLNGLPPGSALVDHLYPWITAGNLQVDFSLRVDALTAVMILIITGVGALIHIYSTGYMAHDEDVARYFTYLNLFTASMLLLVLGENLLLLFVGWEGVGLCSYLLIGFWYTDDEKASAGKKAFIVNRIGDAGFLLGMFLLFWTLVANGVWTLSFSEIQRAIAEHPEFISGGVATAICLLLFIGATGKSAQIPLYVWLPDAMAGPTPVSALIHAATMVTAGVYMIARLHFLFELSPTALAVVAYVAAFTAILAASIALVQTDIKKVLAYSTVSQLGYMFLGVGVGAYGAGVFHLMTHAFFKALLFLGAGSVIHGMSDEQDIRKMGGLLRKMPFTGWTFLIGCIAIAGVPYFSGYYSKDLILEEAYAGPHAQPLLYWVGTIGAGMTAFYMFRLFFVTFWGSEVRASHDVVHHVHESPWSMVIPLVILAVLSVLGGNLPLLNWLSPMFHAGHVEVPDFIRWLPTVAGAVGVVLAFVTYGMNTKAVEKMNEEPVGMRNLLWNKWFVDEAYDAAFVKPTTSLANGFWKGVDTQVIDGTVNGTARVMELWGSAIRTIQTGNVQNYAMSFLVGVTVILFLGVYLW
- the nuoK gene encoding NADH-quinone oxidoreductase subunit NuoK; the encoded protein is MVPTHYHLILSALLFTIGAMGVLLRRNTIIIFMSVELMLNAVNLSFVALAQHWGSMDGQLIVFFVMAVAAAEAAVGLAIILMVFRTKETVNADELNFMRG
- a CDS encoding NADH-quinone oxidoreductase subunit M: MVSLVLFTPLVAALFVLLLRKEHEDGARWVALSASLLTFVLSLGLLWNFDGNLAEFQMVEQVPWIPDFGIEYHVGIDGISLFLVLLTTFLVPLVILSSWNDVHKRVKEYQFLFLVLETGMIGAFVAIDLFLFYVFWEVMLIPMYFLVGVWGGQRRIYAAIKFLLYTMVGSLLMLVAILYLAYQHNEQAGALSFNLLQLHDLNLSNSAQRWLFWAFVFSFAIKVPLFPFHTWLPDAHVEAPTGGSVILAGVLLKMGTYGLIRFAIPLFPFAAYEYAYVLIALAVIGIFYGALVAMVQPDLKKLVAYSSVSHMGFVVLGLFAFNLQGSQGAIFQMLNHGLSTGALFLLVGVIYERRHTRLISEYGGLWKQVPLYASIFLVTMFSSIGLPGLNGFIGEFLIMLGAFDAVIQKGVAGTSAGLNWLIMIVAVSGVVLGAVYMLWMYQRVIFGPLQNEENKKLTDLSSREVIVFAPLLAMMLFMGLYPKPFLDRMEKTVNVTLARAEAKRLADDARFRVDRMRSDGRTATVNAEISVARQP
- a CDS encoding NADH-quinone oxidoreductase subunit H; this translates as MDPTTLLIDAVLVIFMFALVMQIAPLLLWIERKGSAVLQDRVGANRVSISDIPLFKGKLKKLPFNVGIVNTLIADPIKLFTKEDFIPPGADKLLHTLAPIVALVPALVTMMVIPFGDILIIGGREIELQAARLNVGILYVLAMVSLGVYGVVLAGWASNNRWALLGGIRASAQMISYEIAMGLALIGVVLTYGTLDLQEINRAQGGLILGGLPNWGIFYQPLAFLIFLTAGIAESKRAPFDLPEAEPELISGYFTEYSGAKQSIFMLVDFLESLIVAALITTLFFGGWQVPLLERDGLHFPWGGFMPLPHIVVVIIQVHAFIIKVLFFCWLQIMIRWTLPRFRYDQLMTLGWKILLPLALVNVMLTALVLLIAQNLKI